Proteins encoded in a region of the Rutidosis leptorrhynchoides isolate AG116_Rl617_1_P2 chromosome 9, CSIRO_AGI_Rlap_v1, whole genome shotgun sequence genome:
- the LOC139868368 gene encoding uncharacterized protein, with protein MLTSREATSSILIAEREKVQILIYFVSKALQAHEMNYKPIEKLVYCLVHSARRLRRYFQAYPIKVITDKPIKKILVKPETLGRLAKWAIELGEHEISFEPRNAVKGQILADFLVEVSGERTEQNKEVKKPQTWELYTDGASSIDGAGAGLILINPKGEEHTYALKFSFHASNNEAEYEALLSGMRIAIEMGLKI; from the coding sequence ATGTTAACATCAAGAGAAGCGACGAGCTCTATTCTCATAGCGGAAAGAGAAAAAGTACAGATTCTCATTTACTTTGTAAGTAAAGCTTTGCAAGCACATGAGATGAATTACAAGCCAATCGAAAAATTAGTATATTGTTTGGTTCACTCTGCCAGACGTTTAAGAAGATATTTTCAAGCATACCCAATTAAGGTAATAACAGATAAACCAATCAAAAAAATATTAGTTAAACCAGAGACATTGGGAAGATTGGCAAAATGGGCAATAGAATTGGGTGAGCATGAAATAAGTTTCGAACCAagaaatgcagttaaaggacaaatcctGGCAGATTTTTTAGTAGAGGTTTCCGGAGAGCGAACCGAACAAAACAAGGAGGTTAAAAAACCACAGACATGGGAGTTGTACACTGATGGTGCTTCAAGCATAGACGGAGCAGGAGCAGGGTTAATATTGATTAATCCAAAAGGAGAAGAGCATACATATGCCTTAAAGTTTAGTTTCCATGCATCAAATAATGAGGCTGAATATGAAGCACTTTTATCCGGCATGCGGATAGCCATAGAAATGGGATTAAAAATTTAA